CGTCATCCGGGATGGTGTGGTTGATGACGTGGGTGACGTCGTCGACGTCGATACCACGGGCGGCCACGTCGGTGGCGATGAGGACGTCCTTCTTACCCGCCTTGAACGCCGCCATGGAGCGCTCGCGCGCCTCCTGGCTCATGTCGCCGTGCACGGCACCCGCGTTGAAGCCGCGATCGTTGAGTTCGTCCACGAGCTTCTGCGCGGCACGCTTGGTGCGTGTGAAGACGACGGTCTTGCCGCGGCCCTCGGCCTGCAGGATCCGGGCGATGACCTCCTCCTTGTCGAGCGAGTGCGCCCGGTAGACGAGGTGGCGGATGTTCGCCTGCGTCAGACCCTCGTCGGGGTCGGTGGCGCGGATGTGGATCGGGTTCGACATGAACCGGCGGGCCAGGGCGACGATCGGCCCGGGCATGGTGGCGGAGAACAGCTGCGTGTGACGGACCGGGGCGACCTTCTGGAAGATCTTCTCGATGTCGGCGAGGAAGCCGAGGTCCAGCATCTTGTCGGCCTCGTCCAGGACGACCTCGGTCGCGTTGGAGAGGTCCAGGAGCCGCTGGTTGTTCAGGTCGATGAGTCGCCCGGGCGTACCCACGACGATCTGCGCGCCCGCCTTGAGCTGGTCGATCTGCCCCTCGTACGCCTTGCCGCCGTAGATGGCGACGACGCTCGTCGAGCGGTTCGAGGTCAGCATGTCCATGTCCTCGTACACCTGCACCGCGAGTTCGCGGGTGGGGACGACGATCAGCGACTTGACGCCGGGCGCCGGGTCGAGGCCCAGGCGCTGGACGACGGGGATGCCGAAGCCGAAGGTCTTGCCGGTGCCCGTCTTGGCCTGGCCGATGATGTCCTGGCCGGGCAACGAGAGCGGGATGGTCTGTTCTTGGATCGGGAATGCATCGACGATGCCGCGCGCGGTGAGGGCGTCGATGATGTCCTGGTCTACGCCGAGTTCGGCGAAGGTCGTCACGATATGAACCTGTCTGGTCGAGGGCGGTGAGAGTCCGCCGGCGGTAGTCCACGCCCTCTTCTCGGCACAGGCGCGGTGGCCCCGGTCCGATGCCGGGGCGCAAACCCACGATACCCGAGCCGTAGGCTGTACCGCGTGTGGGATTGGTTGCGACGTCGCCGTGCCCCCGCGGTGCGCGCCCTCCGGCTGCGTTCGCGCGGCGACCTGGACGGCGCCGTCCGCGTCGACTTCGCGGAGCTCGCCCCCGAGGTGGACATCTTCCTCGGGCAGGCCGCCTACCTGCAGCTGGGGTTCTTCGAGACGCTCAGCGAACTGATCTCCGCGACGCCCGAGCTGGCGCGGAAGGAATCCCTCTCGCGTGCGGCGGGGGCGGCCCTGCGCAAGCACGAGGCGCTGGTGGCCGTCATCCGTGAGCGCGGTGACGATCCCACCGCCCTCATGCTGCCGTTCCGCGAGCCGCTGGACGCCTTCCGGACGGCGACGCACGGCGTGCATCCGCAGGAGACGCTGATCTCGGTGCACATCACGGCGGGCATGCTCGACGACTTCTACGTCGCCCTGTCGGCCAGCTACGGGGAGACCGGACGCCGGGTCGCCCGCACCCTCGAGGCGGACGACGACCGCCAGGTGATCGTGGAGATCATCAAGGACACGATCGCGTCTGACCGGGAGTGGTCGTCGCTGCTGGCCATGTGGGGGCGCCGGCTCGTCGGCGACACGCTGCTGATCGCGCGGTCCGCGTTGCGCCGCACCGGTGACGGGGCGGCGCTGGAGGAACGCGTCGAGCCGGTGTTCACGCAGCTGATGGCCGCGCACGCCCGCCGGATGGAGTCCATGGGCCTGTCCTCCTGACCATTCCGTCGGGACGGCGGCGCGGGACGGCGGCGCGGGACGACCTGTTCTAGGCGATCCCGAGACGCTCGGCGGTGCGGGCGTCGCGCGTCCGCCGGGAGCGCGTCAGCAGGGCGATACCGGGAACGACCACGATCGCGGGGACCAGTGCCGAGGCGAACCAGATGAGCGGGTTGTCCGTGCCCATCCCGGCCCAGGTGAGCGCGAGCCAGACGGCACCGCCGACCAGCGTCCCGGCCACGGGCGCGAGCGCCGCACCGCGCAGCTCGCGGCCCGGCAGGACGAAGTGGGCGATCAGGCCGACGGCCGCGCCGAAGACGAACGCGAGGAGGATCTGCATCGGATCAGGCGACGAAGCCGATCCGGCGCGTCTCCTCGGTGCCCAGCTCGATGTAGGCGAGCGCGGCGGAGGGGACCAGGTAGGAGTTCCCCTTGACGTCGGTGAATCCGACGAACGGGGCACCTTCGCCGAGGGCGTCCGCGACGGACTTCTTCACGACGTCGGCGGGCTGGTCAGTCTCGAAGTTCAGTTCGCGGCCGGTGTTAGCGATGCCGATGCGGATCTCCACGGATGTGCCTCTCTGGTCGGACTCGGGGACGTGTCGAGCCTAGCGGCCCTCCGCCCGCCCGGACTCGCGCGGGGATGGCGGCGCGCACGCTGTGGGCGAACGCATGTCCGTGCCTCGGGTTAGCGTTGCGGTGATGGAAACCGTGACCGCGCGCACCGGGGCTGCTCCGGCATCCGAGCAGCTCGCCTGGGACGACGACCAGGTCGCCGTGATCTCCCGGGGTCCGGCCGCCTCCGGCGTCGTGGTCGGTGCCCCCGGTAGCGGCAAGACCGCGGTCATCGTGGCCCGCGCCGCCGCGCTCGTGGCGGGCGGGCTGGATCCCGACGCGGTCCTCGTGCTGACGCCGACCCGGCAGACGGCGACGGCACTGCGCGATCGCCTCTCCCTCGCGATGGGTCGCGCCCGCTCCGGGCCACCCGCCCGGTCGCTCGCCTCCCTGGCCTTCGAGATCGTGCGTGCGTACGACGTGCAGCAGGGGCAGCCGGCTCCCCGGCTGCTGACCGGTGCCGACGACGACCAGATCGTGCACGAACTGCTGCGCGGCGATGAGGCGGACGAGGCGGAGGGCCTGCCGTCGCGCTGGCCCGAGGGCTTCGGGGCGGCGGTCCGCTCCTCCCGGGCGTTCCGGAGCGAGGTGCGCGCGTTCGTCGCGGAATGCACGGCTCTCGGCATCACGGCGGGGGATCTGGTGGAACTCGCCGATCGCTGCGAGGTGCCGGTGTGGCGGGCGCTGGCCGGGTTCATCGCGGAATACGACGACGTGCGTGCGAGCCTGCGCGCCGCCCATCGTGACGCGGCGGGGCTGGTGGACGAGGCCGTCGCCCTCGTCCGACGCCTCGACCACGCGGACCCGGCCTTCGCCGCCGTCCGCCGGCTGCGCGCCGTGCTCGTCGACGACGCGCAGGAGCTCACCCTCGGCGGGGTGGCGCTGCTCGAGGCCCTGCACGACCGCGGGGTGGCGGTGACCGCGTTCGGCGATCCCGACATCGGGTCCGGGGTGTTCCGCGGCGCGCGGCCCGAGCATTTCGCGCGCCTGGCCGACGCCCTGGGCGGGGCGTCCGTGCTGCGGACGGTGCACCGCGGCACGCCGGCCCAGGAGGACGTGGTGCGCACCGTCACGCAGCGCATCGGGGCGGCCGGGATCGTGGCGCACCGCGCCGCACCCCGGATGACGGGCGCCGACGACTCCGTCCGGGTGCTGCTGGCGCGTTCCGCGGTGGAGGAGCATGACGCGATCGCCCGGCTGCTGCGGGAGCGGCACCTCCGGGACGGCGTGCCATGGCATCGTTGCGCGGTCATCGCCCACGATTCCCGGCAGGTGGCGACGCTCGAGACGGAGCTTTCCGCCCGTGAGGTGCCGGCACGGGCGCCGGGGCTCGTCGAGCCGTTGGGACGCCGCGGGTGCGTACGCAACCTCGTCGGCGTGATCGGGGCCGCGGCGGACGATGCGGTGGCGGACCCGGCCGAGACGCTGCTCGCGGCGGGACTGGACCCCGTGGACCTCCGTCGCCTCCGCGCAGCGCTCCGGCAGGCGGAGATCGCGGCCGGGGGAACCCGCAGCGCGCGGGAACTCCTGGCGTCGGGACTGCGCCATCCGACCGAGCTGGTCCTGCTGGGCACACGCGAGGCGCTCCGCGCGGCGAAGGTCGCCGAGACGCTGGCGCTGCTGCGCACCCAACTGGACGAGGGCGCGAGCGCGCATCAGCTCGTCTGGACGGCGTGGTCGCGGAGCGGCTTCCAGCGGGTCTGGGTGCAGACGGCCGCGGGGAACGGGCCTCTCGCCGAGCAGGCCGGGCGTGACCTCGACGCGATCGTGGCACTGGTCCAGGCGGCCAAGCGCTTCGGCGAGCGGGCGGAGGACGGCGGGGTCGCGGACCCGATGGTCTTCGTGCGCGGCATCCTCGACAGCGATGTGGCCGAAGACCTGTTCACGGTGCCCAGCAGCCGCGAGCGCGTCCAGGTGCTGACCCCCACGGCGGCGCTCGGTCTCGAGTTCGACACCGTGGTGATCGCGGGTCTCCAGGACGGCGTGTGGCCGAACACGCGGTTGCGGGGGACGCTGCTGCAGGGCTGGCGGCTGTCCGAGGCGCGGCTGCCGGATGCGGTGCCGTCGTCGTCGCTGGACCGTCGCCGGGAGGTGCTGCACGACGAACTGCGGTTGTTCGCCCGGGCGCTGTCCCGGGCCGAACGGGCGCTCGTGGTCACGGCCGTCGACGACGACGCGCACGCGCCCAGCCCCTTCCTCGAGATCCTGCCCGACGCGGTTCCCGCGCCGGTCGTGCACCCGCTGTCGTTGCGCGGACTGGTCGCGGCGCACCGCCGGATGCTGTCCTCGCCGGGATCGTCGGCGGCTGCGCGCGAGCACGCGGCGGCGCAGCTGGCGCTGCTCGCCGACGCCCGCGTGGCGGGGGCGCATCCGGATTCCTGGTACGGGATCGTGGAGCCGAGCTCCACGGCGGCATTGCGCGATCCGCGGGCGGAGAGCGTGCGCGTGTCGCCGTCGCGGGTGGAGGCTCTGGAACGCTGCGAACTCGACTGGGTCATCGGGGATCTCGGCGGCGACCCCGGGACGGTCACGGCGGGTCTGGGCACGCTCGTGCACCACGCGCTGGAGACGGCGGGACCCGACGCCGAATCGCTGTGGGCCGCGGTCGAGTCGCGGTGGAGCGAGCTCGAGTTCGAGGCGCCGTGGCGCGAGCGGGCCGAACGGGCCCGCGCCCGCGACCTGGTGCGCAGGCTGGCGGCGTATCTGCGTCAGTTCGAGGCCGCCGGCGGGCGGCTCCTGGGGGCGGAATCGCGGTTCGAGGTCCCGCTGCCGTTCGCGGGCGATCCCGAGGCGCAGCCGATCATCCTCTCGGGGACCATCGACCGGGTGGAGGCGACACCGGACGACCGCGTGGTGATCGTCGATCTGAAGACCGGGAAGAGCGTGCCGCACACGGACGCGAAGGTCGCCGATCATCCGCAGCTGGCCGCCTACCAGGTGGCGGTGGCGGCGGGCGCGGTCCCCGACGCCGGCGGGCGGGAGGGCGCGGGGGCGCGGCTGCTCGTCCTGCAGCCCGGCACCCGGCACGACTTCACGACCCCGACGCAGCATCCGCTGGACGAGGGCGCGCGCGCGGCGTTCCTCGCCCGGCTCCAGACGGCCGCCGCCGTGATGAGCGGCGCGGCGTTCCGCGCACCGTACGAGGAGCATTGCCGGGACGACTTCGGTCACGGTCTATGCCGCATCCACACCGTGCCTCCGGTGAGCGCCTCGTGACCGGCCGGATCAGTGCCGCGGCGATCGCCGCCGCCCTCGGGCAGTTCCCGCCGACGGACGAGCAGACCGCGGTCATCGAATCACCGCTCGGACCGGCATTGGTGATCGCCGGTGCGGGGAGCGGGAAGACCGAGACGATGGCCGGCCGCGTCGTCTGGCTGGTGGCCAACGGCATCGTCCGCCGTGATCAGGTGCTGGGGCTCACCTTCACCCGCAAGGCCGCGGGCGAACTCGCGGAGCGCATCCAGCACCGGCTCGCGCGGCTGGCGGAGTTCGAGCGCCGCGGCCTCCTCGAGCGCCTCGAGGATCTGCACCGGAGCGGCGCTCTGGCCGTGTTCGCGGAACTCGAGAGAGCGGGCGCGGGCGAGGATGCCCGCCGCGCCGCCCTCGATGCGCTCGTGGTCCCGGGCGGCACCCCGCAGCCGGAGGTCCCGGCGGTGGACGATCTGCTGGACCGCCCCACCGTGGCCACCTACAACAGCTTCGCCGATGCGATCGTGCGCGAGCACGCGGTGCGGATCGGACGTGACGCCGAGGCCGTCGTGCTGTCCGAATCGGCGGCCTGGCTGCTGATGCGGCGGGTGGTGCTGACGTCGGAGGACCGGGAGCTCGACGGGTACGACGGGGCACTGCGCACGCTGATCGACAACGCGCTGCGCGTGGCTCGGGACAGCGTGGACAACCTGGTCGACCTGGCGGAGCTGGAGCGGTTCCCGGAGCGGTTCCGGGACGTCCTGGAACGGCCATCGGAGACCGCTCGGACCACGGTGTACGCCGAGGTGCGGACGGATGCCGCGGCGGTCGACCGCCTGGCGCTGTTCGCCCGGCTCGCCCGGGCGTACGCCGAGCGCAAGCAGCGCCTCGGCGTGATCGATTTCGCCGACCAGGTCGCGGGAGCGTACGAGATCGCCCTGGCCGACCCCGGCGTGGCGGCCGAGCTCCGCGACCGTTACCGCGTGGTCCTGCTCGACGAGTATCAGGACACCTCCGTCGTGCAGACGCTGCTGCTCGCGCGGCTGTTCGCGTCCACGGCCGTCATGGCGGTGGGGGACCCCAACCAGGCGATCTACGGATGGCGCGGGGCGAGTGCGGGGAACCTCGAGGGGTTTCCGGCTGCGTTCGCGCCCACCACGGGTTGCGCGCGCTTCAGCCTGCTCACCAGCTGGCGCAACAGTCCGGCGGTGCTCGCCGCGGCCACCGCCGTGCTCGCGCCGCTGACGGCGCGCTCGTCCGGGGCTGTGGGGGAGCTGCGTGCCCGCCCCGGCGCGGCACCGGGAGACGTGCGTATCGAGGCGCGGACCGACCTCGACGCCGAGACGGAGGCCGTGGCCGCCTGGTTCGCGGAGGTCCGTCGCGAACGGGCCGCCCGCGGCGAGACGACGACCGCCGCCATCCTCTTCCGGGCGAAGCGTCACATGCCGCGGTTCGCGGAGGCGCTCGCCCGCCACGGCATCCCGTACCGGATGCTGGGACTGGGCGGGCTCCTGACCACTCCCGAGATCGTGGACATCGTCAGCGCGCTCCGGGTGGTCAGCGACCCGGCGGCGGGATCGTCCCTCATCCGGCTGCTCTCCGGTCCGCGCTGGGCCATCGGCGTGGCGGACCTCGCCCGGCTGGCCGACCTCGGCCGCCGGATCGCCCGGCACGATGCGGGTGGGGCGCCGGTCGACGCGGATGTGCTGGCGCGCCTGCGCGCCACGGGGGCGGAGGACCGCGGGTCGTTGATCGACGCGCTGGACTTCTTCCTCCGTCACCGTGCCGACCACGGCTGGCTCGCGGAGTTCACCCCCGCGGGACGTGAGCGGCTGCGGGACGCGGCAGCCGTGTTCGCCGGACTCCGTCAGGCCGCCGGGACGCTGCCGATCCCCGAACTCATCCGCGCGATCGAGATCGAGCTGCGGCTGGACATCGAACTCGCCGCCAACGAGACGCGGGGACCGGCGCGTACCGCCTCCGCGCAGGTCCGCGCCTTCGTGGACGAGGTCGGCGCCTTCCTCTCCGCCGACGAGCACGGCAGCATCACGAGCCTGCTCGCGTGGCTCGACCACGCCGAACGGAGCGATGACCTGGCGCCCCGCACGGATCCGCCCGAGCCGGACGTGGTCCAGCTGCTCACCATCCACGGCTCCAAGGGGCTGGAGTGGGACGCGGTCGCCGTCGTGCGCCTGGTGGAGGGCGAGCTGCCGACGGCGCCGCGGGAGACGCGGGGCTGGCTCGGTGCGGGGGTGCTGCCGTACGAGTTCCGCGGCGATGCCGCGTGGCTCCCGGTCTACGAATGGTCGGGAGCGCAGTCGCCCACGCAGCAGGCCCTGCGACGTGCCCGCGAGGCGTTCATCGAGGCGCATCGTCGGCGCGCCCTCGACGAGGACCGCCGCCTCGCCTACGTCGCCGTGACCCGGGCGCGCGACCACCTGCTCCTGACCGGGTCATTCTGGGCCGGGACCAGCAGGCCGCGTCCGCTCAGCCCCTTCCTGCGCGAGATGGGGGAGGCCCTGGGCCTGCCCGTGCCCGAGGAGGACCCGGGGGAGAACCCGTACGCGGACGTGGTGCGCACACTGACCTGGCCGATCGATCCGCTGGGCGCCCGGCGCCCCGCGATCACCGCAGCCGCGTCCGCCGTGACGGCCGCGCTCGCCGCGCCCCGGGTGGAACCGGACGAGGAGCTCGCGCTCCTCCTGGCCGAACGCGAGGAACGGATGCGTCCCACTCCGGGCCATGCCCCGGTCCGCATCCCCGCCTCCGCCTACAAGGACTTCGTCGCGGACTACGCGTCCGCGGTCGCGGCGGTGGAGCGCCCCCTCCCCGAGCGCCCCTACACCGAGACGACGCTCGGCACCCGGTTCCACGCCTGGGTGGAGCGCCGGGCCGGGATGAGCGCCATGACGTCCCTCGATGACGCACTGTGGGACTCCTCGGAGGACGGCGATCCGGCGGGCGCGGATGCGGACGCCGCGTTCGACCGTCTGGTCGACACGTTCGAGCGGTCCGAGTGGGGGCCCCTGCAGCCCATCGAGGTCGAGACCGAGATCGACTTCCGTCACGTCGGGCTCGACGGCCGGCCGCACGTCGTCGTCTGCAAGCTCGATGCCGTGTACCGGCGGGAGGACCGCGGCGGCCGCATCGAGATCGTGGACTGGAAGACCGGACGCGCGCCGCGCAACGCGGACGAGGCGCGGGAGCGCATGGTGCAGCTGGAGCTCTACCGGCGCGCCTATCACGAGCGCCACGGAGTGCCGCTGGACGAGATCGACGTCGCGCTCTACTACGTGGCGGAGGACCGCGTCATGCGGGGGTGAGTCCGGCGTCGTCCGGGCGGATCAGGACTCGCTCCATCGGCGGAGCGCCGCGCGCGACGCCCGTGCCGCTTCGTCGTGATCGTCGCCCTCGGCCGGGGAAGCGTTGTCGGTACCGGTCGCCCGCTCCGCCGCTCCGTCGACTGCGGCGTCCTCCGGGACGGACGCGGATGCGGTCCATTCCGACAGATCCACGGGCAGGGTGGGGATCGCCCCGCTGTCGGCGTCCTCGTCGCGCGCGGAGCGCTCCGCATCCGCCAGATAGGCGCCGAGAGCCACCGGGTCGTACGCGTCGGTCTGCATGGACGTGTCGATCGTCGACTCCTGCGCGCGCGGGACGCGATCGAGCAGCGCGATGGCGTCGTCCACGTTGCGGGCGTCCGGACGGACGATGTCGGAGTCGGCGGTGGCATCGGCCAGGGAGGCGAGCAGGCGTTCGGCGTCCTGCAGGATGACCTCGTCGTCCTCGTCCGCGCCGTGGACGAGCCACTTCGCGAACTCGAGTTCCGCGAACAGCTGAGCGCGTTCGGCCAGGTACGGGTCCCCGGCGCGGCGGGAGGCCCCCGCGTACGCCTCGTGCACGGCGGCGGCCGCATCCGGCGCGTTCGCGACCCAGCGCAGGTCGACGGCCGGGTCGCCCACGGACAGGCCCTGCCAGTCGAGGAGACCGCGCACCACGGGGACGTCGTCGTACTCGGCGAACACGAACGATGCCGGGTCGAGCCCGCCGAGGACAACGGTGGCTTCGAAGCGCCACAGCGCGTCGTCGTCCAGGGCGCGGCGCCACCGCTCGTGGAGCGGGGAGGGGACGCGGCGGGTGGCGATGGCGCGGTCCACGAGTCGCGCTGCCTCCGCCCGTACCTGGTCGGCGCTCCGGGCGGGGAAGCCCTCCGC
The sequence above is a segment of the Microbacterium caowuchunii genome. Coding sequences within it:
- a CDS encoding DEAD/DEAH box helicase, giving the protein MTTFAELGVDQDIIDALTARGIVDAFPIQEQTIPLSLPGQDIIGQAKTGTGKTFGFGIPVVQRLGLDPAPGVKSLIVVPTRELAVQVYEDMDMLTSNRSTSVVAIYGGKAYEGQIDQLKAGAQIVVGTPGRLIDLNNQRLLDLSNATEVVLDEADKMLDLGFLADIEKIFQKVAPVRHTQLFSATMPGPIVALARRFMSNPIHIRATDPDEGLTQANIRHLVYRAHSLDKEEVIARILQAEGRGKTVVFTRTKRAAQKLVDELNDRGFNAGAVHGDMSQEARERSMAAFKAGKKDVLIATDVAARGIDVDDVTHVINHTIPDDEKAYLHRVGRTGRAGKTGIAVTFVDWDDLHKWALINRALDFGQPEPTETYSSSPHLFEDLGIPVGTKGRLRKLPVAGATGSVPTVSASRPAESSDAPRRRRRRGAASDTDGAPVATQDAPPLEGRGTHDGGGTEHHDGKATASRRRRRRGPRPDGAPAAS
- a CDS encoding ferritin-like fold-containing protein; amino-acid sequence: MWDWLRRRRAPAVRALRLRSRGDLDGAVRVDFAELAPEVDIFLGQAAYLQLGFFETLSELISATPELARKESLSRAAGAALRKHEALVAVIRERGDDPTALMLPFREPLDAFRTATHGVHPQETLISVHITAGMLDDFYVALSASYGETGRRVARTLEADDDRQVIVEIIKDTIASDREWSSLLAMWGRRLVGDTLLIARSALRRTGDGAALEERVEPVFTQLMAAHARRMESMGLSS
- a CDS encoding DUF3107 domain-containing protein, producing the protein MEIRIGIANTGRELNFETDQPADVVKKSVADALGEGAPFVGFTDVKGNSYLVPSAALAYIELGTEETRRIGFVA
- a CDS encoding ATP-dependent helicase encodes the protein METVTARTGAAPASEQLAWDDDQVAVISRGPAASGVVVGAPGSGKTAVIVARAAALVAGGLDPDAVLVLTPTRQTATALRDRLSLAMGRARSGPPARSLASLAFEIVRAYDVQQGQPAPRLLTGADDDQIVHELLRGDEADEAEGLPSRWPEGFGAAVRSSRAFRSEVRAFVAECTALGITAGDLVELADRCEVPVWRALAGFIAEYDDVRASLRAAHRDAAGLVDEAVALVRRLDHADPAFAAVRRLRAVLVDDAQELTLGGVALLEALHDRGVAVTAFGDPDIGSGVFRGARPEHFARLADALGGASVLRTVHRGTPAQEDVVRTVTQRIGAAGIVAHRAAPRMTGADDSVRVLLARSAVEEHDAIARLLRERHLRDGVPWHRCAVIAHDSRQVATLETELSAREVPARAPGLVEPLGRRGCVRNLVGVIGAAADDAVADPAETLLAAGLDPVDLRRLRAALRQAEIAAGGTRSARELLASGLRHPTELVLLGTREALRAAKVAETLALLRTQLDEGASAHQLVWTAWSRSGFQRVWVQTAAGNGPLAEQAGRDLDAIVALVQAAKRFGERAEDGGVADPMVFVRGILDSDVAEDLFTVPSSRERVQVLTPTAALGLEFDTVVIAGLQDGVWPNTRLRGTLLQGWRLSEARLPDAVPSSSLDRRREVLHDELRLFARALSRAERALVVTAVDDDAHAPSPFLEILPDAVPAPVVHPLSLRGLVAAHRRMLSSPGSSAAAREHAAAQLALLADARVAGAHPDSWYGIVEPSSTAALRDPRAESVRVSPSRVEALERCELDWVIGDLGGDPGTVTAGLGTLVHHALETAGPDAESLWAAVESRWSELEFEAPWRERAERARARDLVRRLAAYLRQFEAAGGRLLGAESRFEVPLPFAGDPEAQPIILSGTIDRVEATPDDRVVIVDLKTGKSVPHTDAKVADHPQLAAYQVAVAAGAVPDAGGREGAGARLLVLQPGTRHDFTTPTQHPLDEGARAAFLARLQTAAAVMSGAAFRAPYEEHCRDDFGHGLCRIHTVPPVSAS
- a CDS encoding ATP-dependent DNA helicase, which produces MPHPHRASGERLVTGRISAAAIAAALGQFPPTDEQTAVIESPLGPALVIAGAGSGKTETMAGRVVWLVANGIVRRDQVLGLTFTRKAAGELAERIQHRLARLAEFERRGLLERLEDLHRSGALAVFAELERAGAGEDARRAALDALVVPGGTPQPEVPAVDDLLDRPTVATYNSFADAIVREHAVRIGRDAEAVVLSESAAWLLMRRVVLTSEDRELDGYDGALRTLIDNALRVARDSVDNLVDLAELERFPERFRDVLERPSETARTTVYAEVRTDAAAVDRLALFARLARAYAERKQRLGVIDFADQVAGAYEIALADPGVAAELRDRYRVVLLDEYQDTSVVQTLLLARLFASTAVMAVGDPNQAIYGWRGASAGNLEGFPAAFAPTTGCARFSLLTSWRNSPAVLAAATAVLAPLTARSSGAVGELRARPGAAPGDVRIEARTDLDAETEAVAAWFAEVRRERAARGETTTAAILFRAKRHMPRFAEALARHGIPYRMLGLGGLLTTPEIVDIVSALRVVSDPAAGSSLIRLLSGPRWAIGVADLARLADLGRRIARHDAGGAPVDADVLARLRATGAEDRGSLIDALDFFLRHRADHGWLAEFTPAGRERLRDAAAVFAGLRQAAGTLPIPELIRAIEIELRLDIELAANETRGPARTASAQVRAFVDEVGAFLSADEHGSITSLLAWLDHAERSDDLAPRTDPPEPDVVQLLTIHGSKGLEWDAVAVVRLVEGELPTAPRETRGWLGAGVLPYEFRGDAAWLPVYEWSGAQSPTQQALRRAREAFIEAHRRRALDEDRRLAYVAVTRARDHLLLTGSFWAGTSRPRPLSPFLREMGEALGLPVPEEDPGENPYADVVRTLTWPIDPLGARRPAITAAASAVTAALAAPRVEPDEELALLLAEREERMRPTPGHAPVRIPASAYKDFVADYASAVAAVERPLPERPYTETTLGTRFHAWVERRAGMSAMTSLDDALWDSSEDGDPAGADADAAFDRLVDTFERSEWGPLQPIEVETEIDFRHVGLDGRPHVVVCKLDAVYRREDRGGRIEIVDWKTGRAPRNADEARERMVQLELYRRAYHERHGVPLDEIDVALYYVAEDRVMRG
- a CDS encoding phosphotransferase, whose product is MPRSPLTLAASVTAALPGANVVGIRPLGTSEHGRIASAVADLDDGRQVVVRVGEDDDAGRGLIAEARVLEALSAGVRSLLPFQVPALLGETAVRGGRAIVVDFLDGYRVEAADVPAGPGFASLLGTAIAAVHDLPVTVIRAEGFPARSADQVRAEAARLVDRAIATRRVPSPLHERWRRALDDDALWRFEATVVLGGLDPASFVFAEYDDVPVVRGLLDWQGLSVGDPAVDLRWVANAPDAAAAVHEAYAGASRRAGDPYLAERAQLFAELEFAKWLVHGADEDDEVILQDAERLLASLADATADSDIVRPDARNVDDAIALLDRVPRAQESTIDTSMQTDAYDPVALGAYLADAERSARDEDADSGAIPTLPVDLSEWTASASVPEDAAVDGAAERATGTDNASPAEGDDHDEAARASRAALRRWSES